The nucleotide window TCGGGATCAGCGCGGTGGTGATCACGATGTCCATGTCACCTGCGATCTCGCGGAACTTGGCGAGCTGGGCATTGCGGAATTCTTCAGACTGAACAGAAGCATAACCACCGGTGGAAGCTCCGTCCTGCTGTTCTTCTGCAAAATCCAAATAGACAAATTCGGCGCCCATGGATTCGACCTGTTCGGCCACTTCCGGACGCACGTCAAATGCATAAGTGATCGCACCGAGCGCAACGGATGTACCAATTGCAGCAAGACCGGCAACACCGGCGCCAACAATCAGAACCTTTGCAGGCGGCACCTTACCGGCAGCAGTAATCTGGCCGGTGAAGAAACGGCCAAAGTTGTTACCAGCCTCGATAACAGCGCGATAACCGGCAATGTTCGCCATGGAGGACAGAGCGTCCATCTTCTGGGCACGGGAAATACGTGGCACCATTTCCATTGCGATGACATTGGCACCAGCCGTCTTGGCGGCTGCCATGCCTTCTTCGTTGCCAGCCGGGTTAAAGAAGGAGATAAGCGTCTTGCCCTTGGCAAGATACTTCAGCTCTTCACTTTCTGGCTGACGTACCTTGGCAACGATATCTGCAGCCTCCCACAGAGCAGCAGCGTCTGGCACAATTTCGACGCCCGCTTCTGCATAAGTTGCGTCTGAAAAGCCAGCCAGCGCACCAGCACCGCTTTCCAGGACGCAATCAAATCCCAATTTCTGAAGCTGTTTTGCCGAAGACGGCGTCATGGCAACGCGCGCCTCTCCCTCGAACAGCTCCTTAGGTGTACCTATCTTCACGACAGACTCCCTTCTAACAAAAATGTTGATGCCTTCAGCCGGGCGAACCCAAACCAAAAGCAAACTACCCTCCGGCTCTTATAGTGCAGACGAAAGTCAAATTGCCAAGTCTCCATTGTAAATCAGTTGCGCGTTATCCGGTGCGATTTGCCAAAATTTGTCCCGCATCGTGGTAATTTTCCCTTATTTACGCAAATTTACATAGATAAATCAGGCGATTTGACATACTCCCGACAGGGCCGGAATCTGGACAGCAGATCCTCGGCAACCCTCTCCAACATCGTTTGCACGAGATGTCATCCTGAAGGATGGCAGATGAGGCATTCTCCATTTGAGCCAATATGGAAACACCTTTTGGTGCGGCAGTGCCAAGCTACCCGAAAGGGGACTCTCACTGCAAAGCACTACACGTACATTAGACGATTGTAGCTGTTTATGAAAGATAGGGAAGTGATCCGAGAGGCTAGCTTTTCTGTATCGAATTGAAGAAATTGCCAATTGCGCGCCTTGGAATCACTATTTTCCCAAGCTAATTTTCATTCATTATCGATAAAAGCCGACAGAAGGACCTGCCGCCTCTCTGCTATCGGTCTAGTCGGCGTAATGGATCGTCGTGGCTCTGGCTCGATTGAGAATGAGCCGTACGGGAGCCTCTTCCACCAGCCCGATCTTCTGGGCTTCGCGCAGGGCGTGCTTCTTTTCTTCCCCGACAATCAGCACATGGGCCTTGCGCGCCCGCTCCAACACGGGGGCGGTCAGTGTCAGACGCGGATTGCCGTCTTCATGTCCACCCACGATCATGACCGAGGGAGCCCAGAGGCCGAGGGCTTCTTCCAGATCATCGGCTTGAGGAAACAGCGAGGCAATACGCGTGTCCGCTCCCATACCCAGAACGCAGACATCAATCGGCAGAATGGCCTGCAGATCAGAGGCGATGGCCGAGAGCACATCCTCAACGACATCACCATTCGGCGCGCCATCACGGTGGTAGGAATGAAACTCTGCTTCGGCCGCCAGATTCTGCAGCAGCAGCTCTTCCACCTTGTGGGCATTGGTGTGATCCGGCACTTGAGGATCCAGATGCTCATCGGTCAGGATAATTGAGACACAGTCCCATTCGACGGGTTGGGCACTCAAGGAGCGGAAGAAATCATGCGGCGTTTCGCCACCAGGCACCGCAAGGGTCGCCCTGCCACGCTTTTTAATGGCCTTGTTCAACTCGGACGCAACCTGTTCTGCGAGACCGGCAGCCAAGCTGCCTCGATCGGGATACACTCGTGTTTCAGTCACGTTTTTCTCCTGCGCACATGACTCCCACCATCTCTGTATGGTGGCGTCCTGTTTGTCTTTTCCAATGTCCACAACCGCTTGCAACCGGCTGGTCGACTCATTTTCTCAAGCTTCTCTTCAGCTTAATAGGGGTGGCACATTGCAGTTTTATGATTGCCAGACCCGCGATGGAGGCGCACAAGAACGAGGGATGAAAAGGGCGCAGAAAAAGGCAGCCCCCTGACGGAAGCTGCCTTATGAAACCTCTATACCCCACCTGCGCTCGAAAGGACGCCAGGATCGGGGTTTTTGCATGAACAATCCGGCCTATTGCAGATCCGGATCAAAGCTCATGGCGTTGATGGCACCTTCGAGACCGAAGTTACTGTTGCGATAGAGATAGATCGGCATCTTGACGCGGAACTTGGTGTGACGTCCGCCCTGATTGAAACCTCTGAGGAACTCGGGATTCTGGAAGATCCAGTCGTTCTTCTGCAGCACGCCGCCGGTGAGGAAAACGCCACCGTGGGCTGAAATATAGAGTGCCAGATCGCCAGCCACGGCGCCCAGATGGTGGGTGAACATGCTGATGGCACGAACGGCGAGATGATTGCCCTCGGTGCGGGCGACATCGAAGATGTCACGGGCGGACATCTCGGACGGCTCCTGGCCTTCGAGCAGTTCCAGCGCCTTCATCAGATAGGGAATGCCGGTTCCCGACAGAATGGCCTCGGCCTCAAGTGCCAGACAGGAGCGATCATCCATCTGGGTTTCCGGCCACAGCTCGGCCAGCTTGGTAAAGACCGCCACTTCATCGAGGGTATGCGGAGCGACGCGCACGTGGCCGCCCTCGCCCTGAAGCACTTCGGGCTGGTGCCCGGCCCACACCTGGGTGCCAACCCCGAGGCCAGTGCCCGGGCCAATGATGAGACGTGGTGCAGTGGGCACCGGAGGCGTTTGACGCGGCTGCGGCAGCGAGCCCTGAATGACCGTCAGATCATCAGGGTCTGCGGTGACGAGGGACCATGCAGCAGCTTCGAAATCATTGAGGATACGGGCGCCTTCTGCACCGGCGGCGACGATCAGGTCGGCCTGTGAAAACTGCTGGTTACCAGCGTTGGTGAGCGTGACATAGCCATTTTCGATCACCCCGGCTGCCGCAACGACAACCTGTCGCGGCGAAGAGCCGATCTTGCCGACAAAGCTCTTGACCGCATCGGTCAGATGCATCGTGCCGGTGGTATCGAATGTGTGCTGTTCCTTGATGCGGCCCTCTACGGCGGCAGCCAATCGCATGTTGGTTCCACCAACATCGGCCACAAGATCCCAAAGCATTACGCTACCCTCATAATTTCAGTTCTGACATAGGTGACAAACTTCAGATCCCGATACAGGAGTCCACCCGTTACAGGCCTTGCATACAGGGAATCGGTTATATTTTCATCCCCCAAAATAAATTTCCCATTCGAAAGTCCGGCTTTTTTGCCCTCTGATCTGATTTTTAAACTGCGGCTGTTCCTCCGTACCTTCCCGCTGACGATCATGGGGCAAGATCCCTGCGAAAGATCGTCAGCGGGCCTCGCTCCGATTGCGCCGTCAAGCCGGTATCCAGCCAGCCTGCCCGCGCCAGCAAACCGCGCGCTCCGTCAGTCACACCATAGACCGAGGCCAACCCCAAGGAGCGGGCCGCGTCCTCGATGGCACGGGTCAACGCCATGCCGACCCCGCGCCGACGGCAATCCGGGTGAACATAGAAGGCCGACAGAAACGGTCCAAGCCCTTGCTCCTCGCCAAGCCCTCTTGGCTTGAGCGCCGCAATGCCCATCGGGTCACCGGTGGCGAACAGGGCAATCCGCGCCAGCGGCATTCCCGCCCCATCCGCCCAGCCAACAAGGTCCGCTCTGGCATCACCTGGCCCATCGGGGCCATACCAGGAGGGCCATTGGGCGCAAAACCATTGGGCAATCACTGGAATGGCATTGCGTCCGTCTTCGAGCGACACAATGCGGAACGCTTCATCCATCAGAACTCCTGTCCATCAGCGAGTAAAGCTCAACAATGCGTGAAGGCTTTCTCCTTGTCTATGGCCCGTTGCGCCAACATGCGGACGATGGAACCTCCCGCCTGTTGGCGACAAAGAAAAAGGGGCACCGGATGGCACCCCTCTTTTGCATTGGATTGTCCGCCGATGTGAAATCCATCGGGCCCCATACTGCCCCCAACACACTCCAATGAGCGCAGGTCAAATGGCTCTCATGTTTCCGGCAGGCCAGAGACTAGCTGCGCGACAAAAGGGCACTTGGACGAGCTTTTGCGATGCCCTGCAGGACGAAACCGGCAACGAAGGCCTTGATGACGTCGCCCGGAATGAAGACCAGCACCATGGAAGCAGCTTCCATGAAGGACTTGTTGAGGCGAACCGACATGCCCAGCACACCCAGCAGATAAAGCACGAAGATGCCACCGACGATGGAGGCAAAGGTGCCGACGATCAGCAGGTTGCCTTTGCCCCATTTCTCAACGATGAGACCCGCAACGAAGGCGGCAAAAGGCCAGCCGAGGAAGAAGCCGACGGTCGGTCCGGCCAACACGCCGAGGCCACCGCGACCGCCTGCCAGCAGTGGCAGACCTGCCAGCACCAGCACGATGAACAGGATCATGGACAGAGCGCCGCGGCGCGATCCGAGTATGACACCGGCCATCATGACGCCGAGGCTCTGTGCACTGACCGGCACGCCGAACGGCAACATGAACTGCGGCATGAGCCCGAGGGCGGCAACGAGTGCAGCAAACAAGGCAATAAAGGCGACTTGGCGTTCCATTTTCGGCATTCTCCCTTTTCTTACTCAGTGCGCATTTCTGGCGCACTCTCCGACTGAGATTTGGTTCTTTTTTCTTGTTGCAATCCGCCCCGCGCGCGTAGCGCTTCGGCAACCCGGTCTGCGTCATCAATGGCGCTGAGCGCCAGAGGAACCAGCAGACGCGGGCTTGTCCGCTTCGGGCTGCGCGCCCGCCATGCCTGATTGAGCTGTGAGCCCCGTTGCAGGAACAATGGCGTGAAGCGAATGACCAGCCCCATGGCAAAGCCCAGCGCCCGCGGCGGCAGGCCAAGAAAATGGAAGGGCTTTGCGAGTGTTTCGATGACAGCCATCATATCATCAAGTCGCGAAGTCATGGTGACCAAATTTGCAAGGCTGACCGTCGCGACGAGCTTGAAGCAGATGGCCAGCCCCTCCTCAATGCGTCCAGTCACCAGCTGATAGGCGAAAATGATGGCGACAAGATAGACGAGCGGCTTGAGCCGCTGGGCCCCGGCCTTTGTAAAACTGCGCCCCGCTGACAGGTAGAGCACGACCACCGGCAGGTTGGCAGCGAGCAGCAGACGCCAGTCGTTGAACGGCCAGAGCACCAGCGTGAACAGGCACAGAATGGCCAGCTTGGCCGAGACGGGCCATCCATGCATCCAGCTTCTCTGCTCGACGGTCAGCGACAGCATCAGCCACGGCCCTCCGTGCCAGAAGGCAATCCCGCCCCGAGCACCTCATCATCGGAGAAGACCAGCCGTTCCATCTGTTCACGATAGGCAGGCAGGATTTCGGCCGGGGTACCATCTCCGACCAG belongs to uncultured Cohaesibacter sp. and includes:
- the pgl gene encoding 6-phosphogluconolactonase, whose protein sequence is MTETRVYPDRGSLAAGLAEQVASELNKAIKKRGRATLAVPGGETPHDFFRSLSAQPVEWDCVSIILTDEHLDPQVPDHTNAHKVEELLLQNLAAEAEFHSYHRDGAPNGDVVEDVLSAIASDLQAILPIDVCVLGMGADTRIASLFPQADDLEEALGLWAPSVMIVGGHEDGNPRLTLTAPVLERARKAHVLIVGEEKKHALREAQKIGLVEEAPVRLILNRARATTIHYAD
- a CDS encoding biotin transporter BioY, with translation MERQVAFIALFAALVAALGLMPQFMLPFGVPVSAQSLGVMMAGVILGSRRGALSMILFIVLVLAGLPLLAGGRGGLGVLAGPTVGFFLGWPFAAFVAGLIVEKWGKGNLLIVGTFASIVGGIFVLYLLGVLGMSVRLNKSFMEAASMVLVFIPGDVIKAFVAGFVLQGIAKARPSALLSRS
- a CDS encoding energy-coupling factor transporter transmembrane component T, yielding MLSLTVEQRSWMHGWPVSAKLAILCLFTLVLWPFNDWRLLLAANLPVVVLYLSAGRSFTKAGAQRLKPLVYLVAIIFAYQLVTGRIEEGLAICFKLVATVSLANLVTMTSRLDDMMAVIETLAKPFHFLGLPPRALGFAMGLVIRFTPLFLQRGSQLNQAWRARSPKRTSPRLLVPLALSAIDDADRVAEALRARGGLQQEKRTKSQSESAPEMRTE
- a CDS encoding Re/Si-specific NAD(P)(+) transhydrogenase subunit alpha; the protein is MKIGTPKELFEGEARVAMTPSSAKQLQKLGFDCVLESGAGALAGFSDATYAEAGVEIVPDAAALWEAADIVAKVRQPESEELKYLAKGKTLISFFNPAGNEEGMAAAKTAGANVIAMEMVPRISRAQKMDALSSMANIAGYRAVIEAGNNFGRFFTGQITAAGKVPPAKVLIVGAGVAGLAAIGTSVALGAITYAFDVRPEVAEQVESMGAEFVYLDFAEEQQDGASTGGYASVQSEEFRNAQLAKFREIAGDMDIVITTALIPNRPAPKLWLADMVASMKTGSVIIDLAAERGGNVEGTVKDEKVVTENGVTIVGYTDFPSRMATQASELYSTNIRHMMTDLTPEKDGQIVHNMEDDVIRGATVTYEGEITFPPPPPKIKAIAAKPKSDVKEKTPEEKKAEEEAAARKAGRQQISLLVIGAAVMGLIGLYAPAAFMGHFIVFVLAVFIGFQVIWGVSHSLHTPLMAVTNAISGIIILGSLLQLGAGSWIVLLLAFVSILIATINIVGGFMVTRRMLQMFQKS
- a CDS encoding glucokinase yields the protein MLWDLVADVGGTNMRLAAAVEGRIKEQHTFDTTGTMHLTDAVKSFVGKIGSSPRQVVVAAAGVIENGYVTLTNAGNQQFSQADLIVAAGAEGARILNDFEAAAWSLVTADPDDLTVIQGSLPQPRQTPPVPTAPRLIIGPGTGLGVGTQVWAGHQPEVLQGEGGHVRVAPHTLDEVAVFTKLAELWPETQMDDRSCLALEAEAILSGTGIPYLMKALELLEGQEPSEMSARDIFDVARTEGNHLAVRAISMFTHHLGAVAGDLALYISAHGGVFLTGGVLQKNDWIFQNPEFLRGFNQGGRHTKFRVKMPIYLYRNSNFGLEGAINAMSFDPDLQ
- a CDS encoding GNAT family N-acetyltransferase, coding for MDEAFRIVSLEDGRNAIPVIAQWFCAQWPSWYGPDGPGDARADLVGWADGAGMPLARIALFATGDPMGIAALKPRGLGEEQGLGPFLSAFYVHPDCRRRGVGMALTRAIEDAARSLGLASVYGVTDGARGLLARAGWLDTGLTAQSERGPLTIFRRDLAP